One stretch of Streptomyces sp. NBC_00443 DNA includes these proteins:
- a CDS encoding ATP-dependent nuclease: protein MLKQVKLRNFKAFENFSITLKEFSLLVGPNSAGKSTILSALKFAEACLRSAKRTKFSLSRQHEGTWVQAYPIPLKDFELLNESVRHEFRETNETTLELIWQNGSRLRAVWPRDDYDTDSTPFFYLLDKTGRIPRTVKQVRDEYTPIGIIPALTPLEHEEEILTPEYVRKNLASRLSSRHFRNQLRILSSDSDEWQDFLDFADPWMGGMRISEPAVHYGPESSIDVFYTEPGSGREKELVWAGDGVQIWLQLLLHIYRLKESPTLILDEPEVFLHADLQRRLVRLIDSLGIQVVLATHSSEVLAEADSKSIVWIDKSKRNAIRAPRKEGMETLSTSLGTAFNLGMAKALRAKGVVFVEGKDLRTLRILAKNLGYTNIVADMELAVVPINGYSNWNSAEAFGWLVKDFLKGSVGSIIILDRDYRTQSQVNSVTEKLTEAGLECHVWSKKELESYLISSTAISRISGCPLAEVERAMAEIMDSMQGDIFAKLNFERQSVERSGKMHEVNITAATLADFTPRWAKVEYRKSICPPKEILSQLNQYLQGNGHKAVSFDALSKHIHQDEIPDEMLQVLHRINTLAS from the coding sequence ATGCTTAAGCAGGTAAAGCTCCGTAATTTTAAGGCTTTCGAGAACTTCTCAATTACACTAAAGGAATTCTCCCTCCTGGTCGGCCCCAACAGCGCCGGAAAGAGCACCATCCTTTCCGCACTCAAATTCGCTGAAGCGTGCCTCCGAAGCGCCAAAAGGACAAAGTTTTCACTGAGTCGTCAACACGAAGGAACTTGGGTTCAGGCGTATCCAATTCCGCTCAAGGATTTCGAACTCCTAAATGAGAGCGTTCGTCACGAGTTCAGAGAAACGAACGAAACGACTCTAGAATTGATTTGGCAAAATGGGAGTAGGCTACGAGCCGTCTGGCCAAGAGATGACTACGATACCGACAGTACTCCCTTCTTCTATCTGCTGGATAAAACAGGACGCATCCCTCGAACCGTGAAACAGGTGAGAGACGAGTACACCCCGATCGGCATCATTCCTGCGCTTACTCCACTAGAACATGAGGAGGAGATCCTTACCCCAGAATATGTGAGGAAAAACCTGGCATCCCGGCTCAGTAGCCGTCACTTCAGGAATCAACTGCGCATTCTAAGCTCTGACAGTGACGAGTGGCAGGATTTTCTTGACTTCGCGGACCCCTGGATGGGGGGTATGCGCATCTCGGAGCCAGCAGTCCATTACGGACCCGAGTCAAGCATTGACGTCTTCTACACAGAACCGGGAAGCGGTCGAGAGAAAGAACTCGTCTGGGCTGGAGATGGCGTGCAGATTTGGCTCCAACTCCTCCTCCACATTTACCGCCTAAAAGAGTCGCCCACTTTGATCCTCGACGAACCCGAGGTGTTCCTGCACGCTGACCTGCAACGCCGACTGGTACGGTTGATCGACTCGCTTGGAATTCAAGTAGTATTGGCAACTCATTCCAGCGAAGTTCTGGCCGAGGCGGACAGTAAGTCAATCGTATGGATTGACAAATCCAAGCGTAACGCCATTCGAGCCCCCCGCAAGGAGGGAATGGAAACACTCAGCACATCCCTCGGAACCGCATTCAATCTGGGCATGGCGAAGGCTCTTCGCGCGAAAGGTGTCGTGTTCGTCGAGGGCAAGGACCTGAGAACCCTAAGGATCCTCGCCAAGAATCTCGGATACACAAATATTGTTGCCGATATGGAGTTGGCTGTTGTGCCAATCAACGGCTACTCAAACTGGAATAGCGCCGAAGCCTTTGGCTGGCTAGTCAAAGACTTCCTGAAGGGATCAGTCGGTTCGATTATCATCCTCGATCGCGACTACAGGACGCAATCCCAAGTCAACTCGGTCACAGAAAAGCTAACAGAGGCAGGTCTAGAATGCCACGTATGGTCCAAGAAGGAACTCGAAAGCTATCTAATTTCGTCGACCGCGATTTCCCGGATCTCGGGCTGCCCGCTTGCTGAGGTGGAGCGGGCCATGGCTGAAATCATGGATTCCATGCAAGGGGACATCTTCGCCAAGTTGAACTTTGAGCGTCAATCCGTGGAGCGGTCGGGAAAAATGCACGAAGTAAACATCACTGCTGCCACGCTTGCCGATTTTACACCGCGCTGGGCGAAAGTAGAATACAGGAAGTCAATTTGCCCACCAAAAGAAATTTTGTCGCAGCTAAATCAGTACTTGCAGGGGAACGGGCACAAGGCCGTCTCTTTTGATGCGCTCTCAAAACACATTCACCAAGATGAGATTCCTGACGAAATGTTGCAGGTTCTGCACAGGATCAACACGCTAGCTAGCTAG
- a CDS encoding DUF1152 domain-containing protein has protein sequence MTRLIVAAGGGGDAVAAAMLDAALYGDEDPAVIFTYAWDRLLVDPVPGPRGVHDFTGLEQLTPSVSTVPAEARPIAPAGSTLPRLAAELPHTFALIDPHQGAEGVTRQLEELVGHLEPASIDLLDVGGDILARGDEPTLKSPLADALTLAACCQVNAPIRLLVAGPGLDGELPHEDLRGILGPLVHAFTVKDTESISSVLEWHPSEATAMLAATARGARGTCEVRDAGLPVPLTDEGPTVHEVDMDEALSRNRLARAVIATETLEEVETHSREICGYSEIDYERNKAAWLSERPPLKLAPDTVLAQLDQFEAEARDRGVTHTTFRHITEALNLNGNQRHDLRELLVSSRPKQYDAPLWRITTPPE, from the coding sequence ATGACGCGGTTGATCGTCGCAGCAGGAGGAGGGGGCGACGCAGTCGCCGCCGCAATGCTTGACGCCGCCCTCTACGGCGACGAGGACCCGGCGGTGATCTTCACGTACGCGTGGGACCGCCTGCTCGTCGATCCGGTCCCGGGCCCCCGAGGCGTCCACGACTTCACCGGCCTCGAACAACTCACACCGTCCGTCTCGACAGTGCCGGCTGAAGCCCGCCCGATCGCTCCGGCGGGATCTACCCTCCCTCGACTCGCGGCAGAGCTCCCTCACACATTCGCGTTGATCGACCCACACCAGGGCGCAGAGGGCGTGACGCGCCAACTCGAAGAGCTAGTGGGCCACTTGGAGCCCGCGTCGATCGACCTCCTGGACGTGGGCGGAGACATTCTGGCCCGAGGCGACGAGCCCACGCTGAAGAGCCCGCTCGCTGACGCCCTCACACTGGCCGCTTGTTGCCAGGTGAATGCGCCCATCCGTCTCCTGGTTGCTGGGCCCGGCCTGGACGGCGAACTCCCGCACGAAGACCTGCGCGGGATACTCGGCCCGCTAGTCCACGCCTTCACGGTGAAGGACACAGAGTCGATCAGCTCGGTTCTGGAGTGGCATCCGTCCGAGGCGACCGCGATGCTCGCGGCGACGGCACGAGGAGCGAGAGGCACCTGCGAAGTGCGGGACGCTGGGCTTCCCGTACCGCTCACGGACGAAGGTCCGACCGTCCACGAGGTCGACATGGACGAGGCGTTGAGCCGTAACCGTCTGGCTCGTGCCGTCATAGCGACGGAGACCCTCGAAGAGGTGGAGACACATAGCCGCGAAATCTGCGGCTACTCGGAGATCGACTATGAGCGCAATAAGGCCGCATGGCTCAGCGAACGGCCACCGCTGAAGCTGGCCCCGGATACGGTCCTGGCCCAGCTGGACCAGTTCGAGGCCGAAGCCCGGGACCGCGGAGTCACCCACACGACGTTCCGCCACATCACCGAGGCCCTGAACCTCAACGGCAACCAGCGCCACGACCTGCGCGAGTTGCTCGTTAGCAGTCGACCTAAGCAGTACGACGCGCCCCTGTGGCGCATCACGACGCCACCTGAGTAA
- a CDS encoding GntR family transcriptional regulator, with product MPQIEEAQPKYLQIAHFIRDQILRGDLRPGDEVPSERQLAADWKVSRPTAARSLEALSHQGLVEKRQGSGTYVRSLEVNRRARELYGRARQTGKIYTAGEYAVITSAGWLEAPDHVAEALGLVKDRRAVHRRRITNNQDGPITLSTSWFAPDVGQKAPKLLDPERIQEGTLLYVETMTGRQGSYAEDRMCARAATDEESADLKLASGSAVLIVHHVVFDLQDRPLEFAEATYPPHRWAFEQGYPLS from the coding sequence ATGCCTCAGATCGAGGAGGCTCAGCCGAAGTATCTCCAGATCGCGCACTTCATCCGTGATCAGATCCTGCGGGGGGATCTGCGGCCCGGGGACGAGGTTCCCTCGGAACGGCAACTCGCTGCCGACTGGAAGGTGTCGAGGCCGACGGCGGCCCGTTCGCTGGAGGCGCTGAGTCATCAGGGCCTGGTCGAGAAGCGGCAGGGGTCGGGCACCTATGTGCGCAGCCTCGAAGTCAACCGGCGGGCACGGGAGTTGTACGGGCGGGCCAGGCAGACAGGGAAGATCTACACCGCCGGTGAGTACGCTGTCATCACGTCTGCGGGCTGGCTGGAGGCACCAGACCACGTCGCCGAGGCGTTGGGCCTGGTAAAGGATCGGCGAGCCGTGCACCGCCGGCGCATCACCAATAACCAGGACGGGCCCATCACGCTGTCCACCTCGTGGTTCGCTCCTGACGTCGGCCAGAAGGCGCCCAAGCTCCTGGACCCGGAACGGATCCAGGAAGGCACCCTGTTGTACGTCGAGACCATGACAGGACGCCAGGGAAGCTACGCCGAAGACCGCATGTGCGCTCGGGCGGCCACGGACGAGGAATCGGCAGACCTGAAACTGGCCTCTGGGTCGGCGGTGTTGATCGTCCATCACGTCGTCTTCGACCTCCAGGACCGGCCTTTGGAGTTCGCCGAAGCCACCTACCCGCCCCACCGCTGGGCGTTCGAGCAGGGCTACCCACTCTCCTGA
- a CDS encoding ATP-binding protein, which produces MAYTIDRHPGPDAPRLGAMVLHPIAESVPRARRWFQKFIAPYNPACSVDDCALMISELVTNAIVYGRADDPWVVRVEWFREGASLRVEVHNPGFPASVRVRQPDANDAHGRGLLLVDSIADSWHSGPSRFGGTVVSFEMADAWPS; this is translated from the coding sequence ATGGCCTACACAATCGACCGCCACCCAGGCCCGGACGCACCCCGACTCGGAGCGATGGTCTTGCATCCAATCGCGGAGTCCGTACCCCGGGCCCGACGCTGGTTCCAGAAGTTCATCGCCCCGTACAACCCGGCCTGCTCGGTCGACGACTGTGCACTGATGATCTCCGAGCTGGTCACCAACGCCATCGTCTACGGGCGGGCGGATGATCCATGGGTCGTGCGGGTGGAGTGGTTTCGCGAGGGAGCTTCGCTGCGCGTGGAGGTGCACAATCCCGGGTTCCCGGCGAGTGTTCGCGTGCGCCAGCCGGACGCCAACGACGCGCATGGTCGTGGTCTCCTCTTGGTCGACTCCATCGCCGACTCGTGGCACTCCGGCCCGAGCCGCTTCGGCGGTACGGTCGTGTCTTTCGAGATGGCCGATGCCTGGCCGTCTTGA
- a CDS encoding GntR family transcriptional regulator — MAYEVEAPKYVRLAQTIQRRIEDGTYPPGTRVPSENQLVQAFGMSRPTVVRALELLKRDGWLESRQGYGTIVRGRPAVAEQRDRRGREALERDESLAAGRLVEVGQVPVPARVASALGLPKRTKVLVRRFLVEADGEAVELVSSYFPAGLVDGTELGSPEALSGSPREHLEARKKIRFDHVTERVSARLPESDEAELLDLPEGVPVLSVLVIACDASGQAIQVSDVLLPADRQELEDTYRLN, encoded by the coding sequence ATGGCGTATGAGGTGGAGGCACCGAAGTACGTTCGCCTCGCGCAGACGATTCAGCGTCGCATCGAGGACGGCACGTATCCGCCGGGTACCCGCGTTCCCAGTGAGAATCAGCTGGTGCAAGCCTTCGGGATGTCCCGCCCGACCGTCGTACGGGCGCTGGAGCTGTTGAAGCGTGACGGATGGCTGGAGTCCCGGCAGGGCTACGGCACGATTGTCCGTGGTCGCCCGGCCGTCGCCGAGCAGAGAGACCGTCGGGGGCGCGAGGCGCTGGAGCGCGATGAATCGTTGGCCGCAGGGCGCCTCGTCGAGGTCGGCCAGGTCCCGGTGCCCGCTCGCGTCGCTTCCGCGCTCGGGCTACCCAAGCGGACCAAGGTACTTGTGCGCCGGTTCCTCGTCGAAGCGGACGGCGAAGCTGTCGAGCTGGTCTCGTCGTACTTCCCCGCCGGCTTGGTCGACGGCACCGAGTTGGGCAGCCCTGAAGCCTTGAGCGGCAGCCCCCGTGAGCACCTGGAAGCCCGGAAGAAGATCCGCTTCGATCACGTCACGGAGCGGGTCTCGGCTCGACTGCCGGAAAGCGACGAAGCCGAGCTGCTCGACTTGCCAGAGGGTGTGCCTGTCCTGAGCGTCCTGGTCATCGCGTGTGACGCCTCCGGGCAGGCGATACAAGTTTCTGACGTGCTGCTTCCTGCCGATCGGCAGGAACTCGAAGACACCTACCGCTTGAACTGA
- a CDS encoding SCO3933 family regulatory protein has translation MRVIRIDTSAATILLTEAPAPKVRDRQTGEIAKDSVSGEALMTVGVVFIDEGESSLVQVTIPESGVTDGLTVGAPVSLPGLIARPWESVFNGQQRHGIAYRATAIAPGAFPMAQAG, from the coding sequence GTGCGTGTGATCCGCATCGACACCTCGGCCGCCACGATCCTGCTTACCGAAGCTCCGGCACCGAAGGTGCGCGACCGGCAGACCGGTGAGATCGCCAAGGACTCTGTGAGCGGTGAGGCACTGATGACGGTCGGCGTCGTCTTCATCGACGAGGGCGAGTCGTCCCTGGTCCAGGTCACGATCCCCGAGAGCGGGGTGACGGACGGCCTGACCGTCGGCGCCCCTGTCTCGTTGCCGGGGCTCATCGCCCGTCCGTGGGAAAGCGTGTTCAACGGCCAGCAGCGACACGGCATCGCCTACCGGGCCACCGCCATTGCTCCGGGCGCCTTCCCGATGGCTCAGGCGGGCTGA
- a CDS encoding FtsK/SpoIIIE domain-containing protein, whose protein sequence is MTDLVTWAELGGSLAAIGGAAYARHAHPAAYWSTVGLPVSVVRLLVSYSSTMDACGLTVEPPRWRALAIKATTRREVRPVPPRRGLIRPTATGLRLRLRLAPGQEPADVAASAERLRHAWGVHAVYVRDVKPGVVELRLVGFDVLRKVRMPRRTEGSHLRVPVALREDATAFVRDYRAVPHELVLGATLSGKSMYLRNLLTALAAQPVVLVGIDCKRGVELAPFAPRLSALATDPEQAAVLLPVLVKEMEDRYDLIKARQGIAPGTPDELIASDIWGLPESERPAPLVLFIDEVAELFLVATRKEEERRDEMVTQLIRLAQLGRAAGIYLEVCGQRFGAELGKGATMLRAQLTGRVCHRVNDEASAKMALGDIAPEAVFAACAIASELPGLAVVGDTSGGWSRIRTPYLSLTDAAATCRDTAHLVPDVPALAPFRPYVPPVAVKGAGPVPTPRPVPE, encoded by the coding sequence GTGACCGACCTGGTGACGTGGGCCGAACTGGGAGGGTCGCTAGCCGCGATAGGCGGCGCGGCCTACGCCCGGCATGCCCACCCCGCGGCGTACTGGTCCACGGTCGGACTGCCGGTCTCGGTGGTCCGGCTGCTGGTCTCGTACTCCTCAACGATGGACGCGTGCGGCCTGACGGTCGAACCGCCCCGCTGGCGGGCGCTGGCCATCAAGGCGACCACCCGCCGTGAGGTCCGGCCCGTCCCGCCCCGCCGGGGTCTGATTCGGCCCACCGCGACCGGTCTGCGTCTCCGGCTCCGCTTGGCCCCGGGCCAGGAGCCGGCGGATGTGGCGGCCTCGGCCGAACGCCTTCGGCATGCCTGGGGCGTACACGCCGTGTACGTCCGGGACGTCAAGCCCGGCGTCGTTGAACTGCGGCTCGTCGGCTTCGATGTCTTGCGGAAGGTCCGGATGCCTCGCCGGACCGAAGGCAGCCACCTCCGGGTGCCGGTGGCGCTGCGGGAGGACGCGACAGCGTTCGTCCGCGACTACCGCGCCGTACCGCATGAACTCGTCCTCGGCGCCACGCTGTCCGGCAAGTCCATGTACCTGCGCAACCTGCTCACCGCGCTGGCCGCTCAGCCCGTCGTCCTGGTCGGGATCGACTGCAAGCGCGGGGTTGAGCTGGCGCCGTTCGCTCCCCGGCTTTCCGCTCTGGCGACCGATCCGGAGCAGGCGGCCGTGCTGCTGCCCGTGCTCGTGAAGGAAATGGAGGACCGCTACGACTTGATCAAGGCCCGGCAAGGCATCGCGCCCGGTACACCTGATGAGCTGATCGCCTCGGACATCTGGGGCCTGCCCGAGAGCGAACGGCCTGCTCCGCTCGTCCTGTTCATCGACGAGGTGGCCGAACTTTTCCTCGTCGCCACACGGAAGGAGGAGGAACGGCGGGACGAGATGGTCACCCAGCTCATCCGCCTCGCTCAGCTCGGTCGCGCCGCCGGCATCTACCTGGAGGTCTGCGGCCAGCGCTTCGGCGCCGAGCTGGGCAAGGGCGCCACCATGCTCCGGGCCCAGCTCACGGGGCGCGTCTGCCACCGCGTCAACGACGAAGCCTCCGCCAAGATGGCTCTCGGCGACATCGCCCCTGAGGCCGTCTTCGCCGCCTGCGCCATCGCCTCCGAGCTACCCGGCCTCGCCGTGGTCGGCGATACATCCGGCGGCTGGTCCCGCATCCGCACTCCGTATCTCTCCCTCACCGACGCTGCGGCCACCTGCCGCGATACGGCCCACCTCGTCCCCGACGTACCGGCACTCGCACCCTTCCGGCCGTATGTCCCGCCTGTGGCCGTCAAGGGCGCCGGGCCGGTACCCACCCCGCGCCCCGTCCCCGAGTAG
- a CDS encoding DUF2637 domain-containing protein produces MRALPVRVDAVLVQALIAAALSFAHLHDLASAAGQHGWKAWAYPVSVDLLMVAAWRRLRSGEAKAAGWCWFLVALTASLGANVATAGLLDLDAVPAWLRILVAGWPAVAFLGGTLLAHGSPNPDQAPGPMPEPSSTAAVPEPIAPEVEPPSTAAELFANETESAPSSPSPVPPALAALARKVADEHRARTGTPIDTSTLRARLGIPMPLAESIAAQLT; encoded by the coding sequence GTGCGTGCCTTGCCCGTCCGCGTTGACGCCGTGCTCGTCCAGGCGTTGATCGCCGCCGCCCTGTCCTTCGCCCACCTGCACGACCTGGCCTCGGCCGCCGGACAGCACGGCTGGAAGGCGTGGGCCTACCCGGTCTCCGTCGACCTGCTGATGGTGGCGGCCTGGCGGCGGCTTCGCTCCGGTGAGGCGAAGGCGGCCGGGTGGTGCTGGTTCCTCGTCGCGCTGACCGCATCGCTCGGCGCCAACGTTGCCACAGCCGGACTGCTCGACCTGGACGCCGTACCGGCCTGGTTGCGCATCCTCGTCGCGGGCTGGCCCGCCGTCGCCTTCCTCGGCGGCACCCTCCTTGCCCACGGGTCACCGAATCCGGACCAGGCTCCCGGACCAATGCCCGAACCGTCCTCGACGGCCGCAGTACCGGAACCCATCGCTCCGGAGGTCGAACCGCCCTCGACTGCGGCCGAACTGTTCGCAAACGAAACGGAGTCGGCCCCCTCGTCTCCGTCCCCGGTCCCGCCCGCCCTCGCCGCCCTGGCCCGGAAGGTCGCCGACGAACACCGCGCCCGAACCGGAACCCCCATCGACACCTCGACACTTCGCGCCCGGCTCGGCATCCCGATGCCGCTCGCCGAAAGCATCGCCGCCCAACTCACCTGA
- a CDS encoding mobile element transfer protein, with amino-acid sequence MPANRRFRRVVRIGPVQVATYNDSRGREKHTAACTAPRCGFSTDYDSRAAAELAARTHRCRVC; translated from the coding sequence ATGCCCGCCAACCGCCGCTTCCGCCGAGTCGTCCGCATCGGCCCCGTCCAGGTCGCCACCTACAACGACAGCCGGGGCCGCGAGAAGCACACCGCCGCCTGCACGGCTCCGCGCTGCGGCTTCTCGACCGACTACGACAGCCGGGCCGCCGCCGAGCTGGCCGCCCGTACGCACCGCTGCCGCGTCTGCTGA
- a CDS encoding SpdD protein, giving the protein MFRPQLPDTPHSPPAIATQHQVQAPVPSAGRPLTPYVGAVTAVVVVGIVLTALLAAVAVTAVSVAIAAVVLRSLVSNANRR; this is encoded by the coding sequence TTGTTCCGCCCACAGCTCCCCGACACCCCGCACTCGCCCCCGGCCATCGCCACGCAGCACCAGGTGCAGGCTCCGGTGCCGTCCGCCGGCCGCCCGCTCACTCCCTACGTGGGAGCGGTCACCGCCGTGGTCGTCGTCGGCATCGTCCTCACCGCGCTCCTGGCGGCGGTCGCCGTCACGGCCGTGTCCGTGGCTATCGCCGCCGTGGTGCTGCGCTCCCTCGTCAGCAACGCCAACAGGCGCTGA
- a CDS encoding replication initiator, with translation MLASLGTMPELARQLSGLGGCTHPVRLDGHRTEYAVNTATGEIGNVLRHLDSAALPAGQLLVRCNNRRATRCPACAETYRRDTYHLITAGLRGGKGTPEQVSTHPRVFATFTAPGFGPVHNRRTDGRPCRCGTHHDQEDAALGTPLNSDTYDYEAAVLWNAHAGALWRRFSIYLRREVAKRAGLTQRDFRDHARVSFAKVAEYQKRGAVHFHAVIRLDGPEGGDTSPPAWATAELLTDAIRAAATAARIDGPQIDGRAHTFAFGRQLDVRPIRSADFDHGQGLTERAVAAYIAKYATKGAETATGTLDRPIRFLAELAQARITDHARRMIRTAWTLGARAELADLRLRAWAHMLGFRGHFSTKSRRYSTTLGALRDARADWRRAQAAPPVPQDGETTLVLAHWVFAGTGLSAGETWLAASLEPAPGTEGEPTHG, from the coding sequence ATGCTGGCCTCGCTGGGCACCATGCCCGAGCTGGCCCGCCAACTCTCCGGCCTGGGCGGCTGCACCCACCCCGTCCGCCTCGACGGCCACCGCACGGAGTACGCCGTCAACACGGCGACCGGCGAGATCGGCAACGTCCTGCGCCACCTGGACTCCGCCGCGCTCCCCGCCGGTCAGCTCCTCGTCCGCTGCAACAACCGACGTGCAACCCGCTGTCCCGCGTGCGCCGAGACGTACCGCCGCGACACCTACCACCTGATCACCGCCGGACTGCGCGGCGGCAAAGGCACCCCGGAACAGGTTTCGACCCACCCGCGCGTCTTCGCCACCTTCACCGCCCCTGGCTTCGGCCCGGTCCACAACCGCCGCACCGACGGGCGCCCGTGCCGCTGCGGCACCCATCACGACCAGGAGGACGCCGCACTCGGCACCCCGCTGAACTCCGACACCTACGACTACGAAGCGGCCGTTCTCTGGAACGCGCACGCGGGCGCCCTCTGGCGGCGCTTCTCGATCTACCTCCGCCGGGAAGTCGCCAAGCGCGCCGGCCTCACCCAACGCGACTTCCGCGACCACGCCCGCGTCTCCTTCGCCAAGGTCGCCGAATACCAGAAGCGCGGAGCCGTCCACTTCCATGCGGTCATCCGCCTCGACGGCCCGGAAGGCGGTGACACCTCGCCCCCGGCCTGGGCCACGGCCGAGCTGCTGACCGACGCCATCCGCGCTGCCGCGACCGCCGCACGCATCGACGGCCCGCAGATCGACGGCCGGGCCCACACCTTCGCCTTCGGGCGTCAACTCGACGTCCGCCCGATCCGTTCCGCCGACTTCGACCACGGCCAGGGCCTGACCGAGCGGGCCGTAGCGGCGTACATCGCCAAGTACGCCACCAAAGGCGCCGAGACGGCGACCGGCACCCTGGACCGGCCGATCCGCTTCCTCGCCGAGCTGGCCCAGGCACGGATCACCGATCACGCCCGGCGCATGATCCGTACCGCCTGGACCCTGGGTGCGCGCGCCGAGCTGGCAGACCTCCGCCTCCGGGCCTGGGCGCACATGCTCGGCTTCCGCGGTCACTTCTCCACCAAGTCCCGCCGTTACTCGACCACGCTCGGCGCCCTCCGTGATGCCCGAGCCGACTGGCGCCGGGCGCAAGCAGCACCGCCCGTCCCCCAGGACGGCGAAACCACGCTCGTCCTCGCCCACTGGGTGTTCGCCGGGACCGGCCTCAGCGCTGGTGAGACCTGGCTCGCCGCATCCCTCGAACCCGCCCCCGGAACGGAAGGAGAACCCACCCATGGCTGA
- a CDS encoding excisionase family DNA-binding protein, whose amino-acid sequence MAEPRAVDNVQGNTDPSLVLLTVEETARRLRIGRTTCFRLVRAGEIESVTVGRLRRVPADAVPAYVAKLRHRPAEAA is encoded by the coding sequence ATGGCTGAGCCCCGAGCCGTGGACAACGTGCAGGGGAACACTGACCCGTCCTTGGTCCTGCTGACCGTCGAAGAGACAGCTCGACGGCTCCGCATCGGCCGTACGACGTGCTTCCGGCTCGTGCGCGCCGGAGAGATCGAATCCGTCACGGTCGGGCGGTTGCGTCGAGTGCCCGCCGATGCCGTGCCCGCCTACGTGGCCAAGCTCCGTCACCGACCCGCTGAAGCAGCCTGA
- a CDS encoding tyrosine-type recombinase/integrase, producing the protein MAENKRSRQPNGASSIYFGKDGKWHGRVTVGVRDDGKPDRRHIERKTKAEVTRAVREMERARDEKKLRKPGQSWTVQAWLEHWVENIAKPYVSENTYDGYEVDVRVHLVPGLGAHKLDKLEPEHLERFYRRMQETGSSAGTAHHAHRTIRVALGEAKRRGHVATNVAEIAKAPRLEEEDIEPFTIEEVQSLLVEAAKLRNSARWVVALALGLRQGEALGLHWEDVDLDAGYVRIRKNRLRPKYAHGCGDNPCGRKAGYCPQKQQTRREHKSTKSRAGRRTIGLPDPLIKLLRQHQEQQEKDRIEAGTDWEDKGYVFASPTGGPLSPNTDFHIWKRLLRDAGVRDGRLHDARHTAATVLLILGVPDVVVDAIMGWEPGGAARMRARYMHVTGTLLRKVAQQVGDVLWEPPETN; encoded by the coding sequence ATGGCAGAGAACAAACGTAGTCGTCAGCCCAACGGCGCCTCCTCCATCTACTTCGGCAAGGACGGCAAGTGGCACGGACGAGTGACGGTCGGCGTCCGCGATGACGGCAAGCCCGATCGCCGTCACATCGAACGTAAGACCAAGGCCGAGGTGACCAGGGCCGTCCGCGAAATGGAGCGGGCCCGAGACGAGAAAAAGCTCAGGAAACCGGGCCAGAGCTGGACTGTCCAAGCCTGGCTTGAGCACTGGGTCGAGAACATCGCCAAGCCGTACGTCTCCGAGAACACATACGACGGCTATGAGGTCGACGTACGCGTGCATCTCGTGCCCGGCCTGGGTGCTCACAAGCTCGACAAGTTGGAGCCCGAGCACTTGGAGCGCTTCTACCGGAGGATGCAGGAGACCGGGAGCTCCGCCGGCACCGCCCACCACGCTCATCGGACGATCCGGGTCGCCCTTGGTGAGGCCAAGCGGCGTGGCCACGTCGCCACCAACGTGGCCGAGATCGCAAAGGCTCCGCGACTCGAAGAAGAGGACATCGAGCCGTTCACGATCGAGGAGGTTCAGAGCCTGCTCGTCGAGGCCGCCAAGCTCCGCAACAGCGCTCGCTGGGTCGTCGCCCTGGCGCTCGGCCTCCGCCAGGGGGAGGCGCTCGGACTTCACTGGGAAGACGTCGACCTGGACGCGGGATACGTGCGCATCCGCAAGAACCGGCTTCGGCCCAAGTACGCCCACGGCTGTGGAGACAACCCGTGCGGCCGGAAAGCCGGCTACTGCCCCCAGAAGCAGCAGACCCGCCGAGAGCACAAGTCCACCAAGTCTCGCGCCGGGCGTCGCACGATCGGGCTGCCCGACCCGCTGATCAAGCTCCTCCGCCAACACCAGGAGCAGCAGGAGAAGGACCGAATCGAGGCCGGCACCGACTGGGAGGACAAGGGATACGTCTTTGCCTCCCCGACCGGCGGCCCCCTCAGCCCGAACACAGACTTCCACATCTGGAAACGACTGCTGCGGGACGCGGGCGTACGGGACGGTCGCCTCCATGACGCTCGCCACACCGCCGCGACCGTCCTCCTGATCCTCGGCGTCCCGGACGTCGTGGTCGACGCGATCATGGGTTGGGAGCCCGGGGGAGCGGCCCGCATGCGCGCCCGCTACATGCATGTCACTGGAACGCTGCTGCGGAAAGTCGCCCAGCAAGTCGGCGACGTTCTCTGGGAGCCGCCGGAGACGAACTGA